A genomic segment from Nicotiana tabacum cultivar K326 chromosome 9, ASM71507v2, whole genome shotgun sequence encodes:
- the LOC107782291 gene encoding uncharacterized protein LOC107782291 yields the protein MENHHSSSPPTNNANISKGNLTDQMPINELQVIAVLSNNNKNGEITSAEEIDAYINNFPPGYRFNPTDSELVTYYLKRKLDNLPLYPNRIYEINIYKYNPELIAAHVKPSTEEKEWYVLTPRDRKYRNGNRPNRAAGDGYWKATGADKQIKDNKNVIIGLKKSLVYYIGKPPKGEKTNWIMHEYRVPDIPNLAERDINDWKLDEWVLCRIYKKSDRDNTMFTQRKRIRDAYETKTGRGNSNDSVQEFNDDGQIGESSDGNLSNEFANITFEATSQDSTRHDSINCIQDTLHSNNHVPTFHPQVPTRFGNFTQSCVPEFCDMPWSTTNAYDYQSIVTNDKFHYPPSPMKIEPISSMMANNNFMGQDDNMKSKGFGDIPCFSSCIGGYIGQDYEYMGLEKMGSGEFIDQYLVNCEMVNSTMYLPEYNMKNLVNGESSSQSNTISGK from the exons ATGGAAAACCATCACTCATCATCTCCTCCTACAAACAATGCTAATATTTCTAAAGGAAATTTAACTGATCAAATGCCtataaatgagcttcaagttatTGCAGTTCTTAGCAACAataacaaaaatggtgaaattactTCTGCTGAAGAAATTGATGCTTATATCAATAATTTCCCTCCTGGTTATCGTTTTAACCCTACTGATTCTGAGCTCGTTACGTATTATTTGAAGAGGAAGTTGGATAACTTGCCTTTGTATCCAAACAGGATATATGAAATCAACATTTATAAGTACAACCCTGAGTTGATTGCTG CACATGTTAAGCCAAGTACTGAAGAAAAAGAATGGTATGTCTTAACACCAAGAGATCGTAAGTACAGAAATGGAAATCGACCAAATAGAGCTGCTGGTGATGGATATTGGAAAGCTACTGGAGCTGATAAACAAATCAAGGATAATAAAAATGTGATAATTGGATTAAAAAAGTCTTTAGTTTATTACATTGGAAAGCCTCCAAAAGGAGAAAAGACTAATTGGATTATGCACGAGTATAGAGTCCCTGACATTCCAAATTTGGCTGAAAGAGATATTAATGACTGGAAG TTGGATGAATGGGTATTGTGCAGGATCTACAAGAAATCAGATAGGGATAACACCATGTTCACTCAAAGAAAGAGAATTAGGGATGCATATGAAACTAAGACAGGAAGAGGAAATAGTAATGATTCTGTTCAAGAATTTAATGATGATGGGCAAATTGGTGAGTCCTCTGATGGAAATTTAAGCAATGAATTTGCTAATATTACTTTCGAAGCTACAAGTCAAGACTCTACCAGACACGACTCCATAAACTGTATCCAGGACACGTTACATTCCAACAATCACGTACCGACATTTCACCCACAAGTTCCCACTAGATTTGGTAACTTCACTCAAAGTTGTGTGCCTGAATTTTGTGACATGCCATGGTCAACAACTAATGCCTATGACTACCAAAGTATTGTGACAAATGATAAATTTCACTACCCTCCTTCACCTATGAAGATTGAACCAATATCTTCTATGATGGCTAATAACAATTTCATGGGACAAGATGATAACATGAAAAGCAAAGGATTTGGTGATATTCCTTGCTTTAGTTCATGTATTGGTGGCTATATAGGGCAAGATTATGAGTATATGGGACTTGAAAAAATGGGCAGTGGTGAGTTCATTGATCAGTATCTTGTGAATTGTGAGATGGTAAACTCTACTATGTATTTACCAGAATATAACATGAAGAATTTGGTGAATGGTGAGAGTAGTAGTCAATCAAATACTATTTCTGGAAAGTAG